A genomic window from Anthonomus grandis grandis chromosome 2, icAntGran1.3, whole genome shotgun sequence includes:
- the LOC126750582 gene encoding putative nuclease HARBI1: MGDSESSDEEERVFVRRPRIFRERISYFYIEDTYEFNERFRLPSAKFYVILNRIEQQLAHDTRRNYALTPKQQLMVALHWLGSGMQYHSAGDMHGISKATVCRIVHKVVLSINRTMLRETVCWPDDIGRVMYQFKQIAGMPLVCGAVDGTLIKVDAPSLHEPAFVDRHGNHSLNIMLVCGPSLKFYYVSANWPGSDLYCWETPFIHLNHGLFHLFYEMTVTLRKCDF; this comes from the exons ATGGGCGATTCTGAATCAAGTGACGAGGAAGAGAGAGTTTTTGTGAGAAGACCAAGAATATTTAGGGAAcgaatttcctatttttatatagaagatACTTATGAATTTAATGAACGATTTAGGTTACCTAGTGCGAAGTTCTACgtaattttaaacagaatagAACAACAACTAGCCCACGATACAAGGCGAAATTACGCGTTAACGCCGAAACAGCAACTAATGGTTGCTTTACATTGGCTTGGAAGTGGCATGCAGTATCACAGTGCAGGAGATATGCATGGCATCTCAAAAGCTACAGTATGCCGTATAGTTCACAAAGTTGTTCTATCTATTAACAGAACCATGCTTAGAGAAACCGTTTGTTGGCCCGATGATATTGGAAGAGTTATGtatcaatttaaacaaattgctGGTATGCCGCTTGTTTGTGGAGCAGTTGATGGAACACTTATTAAAGTTGATGCACCTAGTTTACATGAACCAGCTTTTGTTGATCGCCATGGAAACCACTCTTTAAATATTATGCTTGTTTGTGGTCCTTCGTTAAAATTTTACTACGTTTCCGCTAACTGGCCTGGTAGC GATCTGTATTGCTGGGAGACTCCATTTATCCACTTAAATCATGGCCTGTTCCACCTGTTTTACGAAATGACGGTGACGCTTCGCAAATGCGATTTCTAA